In the genome of Deltaproteobacteria bacterium, one region contains:
- a CDS encoding TetR/AcrR family transcriptional regulator: protein MPRPKDIDTAEGRRRHEEKYQRILSASMEVFARKGFAESKISEIAQVAGVGDGTIYLYFKNKDDLLISLFESKLEEINAGLRDALVGISEPKAQLKAIIDFHLGLALNSVELAALVTIELRRSQKFMKEYAKEQLAEYLDQWNTVLEAGQKSGDFRADFSTNIFKFIMFGSIDHVIGLWVSNPNRSRDDLLEVGRQLTDSVMRAVIA from the coding sequence ATGCCACGGCCAAAAGATATAGATACTGCAGAAGGTAGAAGACGCCACGAAGAGAAATATCAGCGGATACTCTCGGCTTCGATGGAAGTCTTTGCCCGTAAAGGATTTGCTGAGTCCAAGATCAGTGAAATTGCTCAAGTTGCAGGCGTCGGTGATGGAACAATTTACCTTTACTTTAAAAATAAAGACGATCTCCTAATCTCTCTCTTTGAATCCAAACTTGAAGAAATCAATGCAGGGCTTCGTGATGCACTCGTTGGTATCAGTGAGCCAAAAGCTCAACTTAAGGCAATCATCGACTTTCACTTAGGCCTGGCCCTCAATAGCGTTGAGCTGGCAGCTTTGGTGACCATTGAGCTTCGCCGCAGTCAAAAATTTATGAAAGAGTATGCGAAAGAACAACTCGCCGAATACCTTGACCAATGGAATACCGTCCTCGAGGCTGGCCAAAAAAGTGGGGACTTTCGAGCAGATTTTTCTACCAACATTTTTAAATTTATTATGTTTGGTTCAATCGATCACGTTATCGGCCTGTGGGTATCCAACCCCAACCGCAGCCGCGATGACCTCTTGGAAGTAGGCCGTCAACTTACAGATTCTGTAATGCGAGCAGTTATCGCTTAA
- the alaS gene encoding alanine--tRNA ligase gives MTGIKTSELRSHFLDFYGENGHTVVKSAPLIPANDPTLMFVNAGMVQFKDLFVGAETRDYKRATSAQKCMRVSGKHNDLEEVGRTARHHTLFEMLGNFSFGDYFKEEAITLAWQFLTKELNIDASKLWVTVFGGGEGLEADNEARALWKKISGLPEERILDMGMKDNFWAMGDTGPCGPCTEIHYDTGDGSNPTLEDFENGRIVEIWNNVFMQFERKPGGELINLPKPSVDTGMGLERLATLMQNENSNYHNDTFMPLINLTSSLVGKDYTRSDKEDDVSMRVIADHARAAAFLVADGIQPLNAGRGYVMRRIMRRAIRHGHRLGFKDLFFHKVCSEVVNEMGGAYPELKEAASLIEKVAELEETTFRRTLDSGLKILSKEITGLKGKKILAGETVFKLYDTYGFPKDLTELIASENELEVDQAGFDAAMKAQKELSQGSAIGDQAVDTVYKELSQKIGEIEFIGYEHEDVPAESREGQWRLREDDGQKFLEVSTKISALLVDGNSVEQAEAGKVEVILNPTPFYGESGGQVGDRGVVVTEGGALVEIDTCQKPVDKLTVCRGRIVKGSIQAGESVWAGYQPTHRKEIRAHHSATHLLHSSLREVLGDHVNQAGSYVQAQRLRFDYSHFESLTDENIRSIENDANKRVLEGAEVVTEVLPYDEAREKGAIALFGEKYGDVVRVVSMGESVEFCGGTHAKNTKDLDLVLVAREEAIASGVRRIEAEVGQAARKRTQQTYANLESAAAMLNGTFQGELTKDDEPALLALNKTLTTHAQSKAQIQELGGESASVQSSTRAPVLEQDFGYQAAQAGRDLWQALLASVNGRGFDEAHTATIDSGNILKTLKAIQEANKANDKELQKLRQAQMGAQAGDMLDQAEELGGIKVLATTVDGVSGKGLRELADQLRPKMGSGILCLGAEDKGRASLLISVTKDLTSRFKAGDLMRELAPLIDGKGGGKPELAQGGGANAQGFPELFNALKTKLNS, from the coding sequence ATGACCGGTATTAAAACATCTGAATTACGTTCACACTTCCTCGATTTCTATGGTGAAAATGGGCACACAGTGGTTAAGTCCGCGCCGCTTATTCCCGCCAATGACCCGACGCTCATGTTCGTCAATGCCGGCATGGTTCAATTTAAGGATCTCTTCGTTGGGGCAGAAACACGCGACTACAAGCGCGCCACATCCGCACAAAAATGTATGCGTGTTAGCGGTAAACACAACGACTTAGAAGAAGTTGGTCGAACCGCGCGGCACCACACACTCTTTGAGATGCTTGGTAACTTCTCATTCGGTGACTACTTCAAGGAAGAAGCCATCACCCTCGCTTGGCAGTTTTTGACCAAAGAACTCAACATCGACGCCTCCAAACTCTGGGTTACTGTTTTCGGAGGGGGCGAAGGTCTAGAAGCCGATAATGAAGCTCGCGCTTTGTGGAAGAAAATCTCTGGCCTTCCAGAAGAACGTATTCTCGATATGGGAATGAAAGATAACTTCTGGGCCATGGGAGACACTGGACCTTGTGGCCCGTGTACCGAAATCCATTACGACACCGGCGATGGTTCTAACCCCACGCTAGAAGATTTTGAAAACGGTCGCATCGTTGAAATATGGAACAACGTTTTCATGCAATTCGAACGCAAGCCTGGCGGCGAGCTTATCAATCTGCCGAAGCCATCTGTCGATACCGGTATGGGTTTGGAGCGTCTCGCGACGCTCATGCAAAACGAAAACTCGAACTATCATAACGATACGTTCATGCCGCTTATCAACCTCACAAGCTCGTTGGTTGGCAAAGACTATACTCGCTCCGACAAAGAAGACGATGTCTCCATGCGCGTTATCGCCGACCATGCACGAGCAGCCGCCTTTTTGGTAGCCGACGGCATCCAGCCACTGAACGCGGGCCGAGGATATGTAATGCGTCGTATTATGCGACGTGCGATTCGCCACGGTCACCGACTTGGGTTCAAGGATCTATTCTTTCATAAAGTCTGCTCTGAAGTTGTTAATGAAATGGGCGGTGCATATCCCGAGCTCAAAGAAGCAGCATCCTTGATTGAGAAGGTCGCAGAACTTGAAGAAACGACATTTAGACGTACGTTAGATTCGGGACTAAAAATTCTCTCCAAAGAAATCACGGGTCTCAAGGGCAAGAAAATCCTTGCTGGTGAAACCGTCTTTAAACTCTACGACACCTACGGCTTCCCCAAAGACCTCACCGAACTGATTGCTTCGGAAAACGAGTTGGAAGTTGATCAGGCGGGCTTTGATGCAGCGATGAAAGCTCAGAAAGAACTCAGCCAAGGCAGTGCTATTGGAGACCAAGCTGTAGACACGGTTTACAAGGAACTCTCACAGAAGATTGGCGAAATTGAGTTTATTGGTTACGAGCATGAAGACGTTCCTGCCGAATCTCGTGAAGGTCAATGGCGGCTGCGTGAAGACGATGGTCAGAAATTCCTCGAAGTCTCTACGAAAATCAGCGCACTCCTCGTTGACGGAAACTCCGTTGAGCAAGCCGAAGCCGGCAAGGTTGAAGTGATCCTCAACCCGACACCCTTTTATGGTGAGTCCGGTGGCCAAGTAGGTGACCGCGGCGTTGTTGTTACCGAAGGCGGCGCATTGGTTGAAATCGATACGTGCCAGAAGCCAGTCGATAAGCTCACAGTTTGTCGTGGCCGAATCGTTAAAGGAAGTATTCAGGCAGGTGAATCGGTCTGGGCGGGTTATCAACCCACGCACCGTAAAGAAATTCGGGCGCATCACTCCGCCACGCACTTATTACATTCATCTTTGCGTGAAGTGCTCGGAGATCATGTGAATCAGGCTGGTTCATACGTTCAAGCACAGCGGCTACGTTTTGATTACTCGCACTTTGAATCACTCACTGACGAAAACATTCGTTCGATTGAAAACGATGCCAACAAGCGTGTTCTTGAAGGTGCGGAAGTTGTCACAGAAGTTCTTCCTTACGATGAAGCTCGTGAAAAAGGTGCCATCGCACTCTTTGGTGAAAAATATGGCGACGTTGTTCGCGTCGTAAGCATGGGAGAGTCTGTAGAATTCTGCGGCGGTACCCACGCTAAAAACACCAAGGATTTGGATTTAGTTTTGGTTGCTAGAGAAGAAGCCATCGCAAGTGGTGTTCGCCGTATCGAAGCCGAAGTAGGCCAAGCCGCTCGCAAGCGCACACAGCAAACTTACGCAAATCTTGAGTCCGCCGCGGCTATGCTCAACGGTACATTTCAAGGTGAACTCACCAAGGATGATGAGCCAGCGCTACTGGCTTTGAACAAAACACTCACCACCCACGCACAATCCAAAGCTCAGATTCAAGAACTTGGCGGGGAATCAGCGAGTGTCCAAAGTTCGACCCGCGCCCCCGTGTTGGAACAAGACTTTGGCTATCAAGCCGCACAAGCTGGCCGAGACTTATGGCAAGCTCTATTGGCAAGCGTGAATGGACGTGGATTCGATGAGGCTCATACCGCCACCATCGACAGCGGCAATATTCTTAAGACGCTCAAAGCTATTCAGGAAGCCAATAAGGCAAACGACAAAGAGCTCCAGAAACTGCGCCAAGCCCAAATGGGTGCTCAAGCCGGTGATATGCTCGACCAAGCCGAAGAACTTGGCGGCATCAAAGTTTTGGCTACCACGGTAGACGGCGTAAGCGGAAAAGGCCTTCGTGAACTTGCCGACCAGCTTCGCCCTAAAATGGGTTCAGGTATTCTTTGCCTCGGTGCTGAAGATAAGGGGCGAGCTAGCCTACTCATTTCAGTCACCAAAGACCTTACCAGCCGTTTTAAAGCGGGAGATTTGATGCGAGAATTGGCCCCTCTTATCGACGGTAAAGGCGGCGGCAAACCCGAACTTGCTCAAGGCGGCGGTGCCAACGCTCAAGGGTTTCCAGAGCTCTTCAATGCTCTAAAGACAAAACTCAACAGTTAA
- the apaG gene encoding Co2+/Mg2+ efflux protein ApaG, whose product MTKVQATTQAITVKAEAFYVPERSSALKNHYFFAYRIEIENEGEVPVRLMNRHWVITDGHGEVQEVQGAGVIGSQPLIAPGDKFAYTSACPLTTPVGTMSGSYEMEVEGGEPFEAEIPAFTLAMPYSLN is encoded by the coding sequence ATGACAAAGGTTCAAGCGACAACTCAAGCAATTACGGTGAAAGCAGAGGCATTTTATGTGCCTGAGCGTTCTAGTGCGCTGAAGAATCACTATTTTTTCGCCTACCGGATTGAAATTGAAAATGAGGGCGAAGTGCCTGTTCGTTTAATGAACCGGCACTGGGTCATCACTGACGGTCACGGTGAAGTTCAGGAAGTTCAAGGAGCCGGCGTGATTGGCTCTCAGCCCCTGATTGCTCCTGGCGATAAGTTTGCCTACACCAGCGCTTGTCCTCTGACGACCCCAGTTGGGACCATGTCAGGCAGTTATGAGATGGAGGTTGAGGGTGGTGAGCCTTTTGAGGCTGAAATCCCCGCATTTACCTTGGCGATGCCTTATTCGCTCAATTAA
- a CDS encoding sensor domain-containing diguanylate cyclase, which produces MVRLRRQYTASHIIFLAALGLSGWIGLLTTEYWSNGRLVAPDFSVQWWSCLGLIACARLLAFKVFRSVQIAIDSAFYIAAVFVCGTVSGAILAAIALTTDGVVRELFVMGGSGRRKDDSWWYIVAWLVYKGGLASLVLLLVGTIFGDVWMLGINDATLTWALPIFYITFLFVHYLFAGSGHWLEGEAQSSMLGSYMVRVIGAELVLLPMSLAMVMAFRHQGLGLFWLLGATGLMTNAIFRRVVTVTEKSQRRAEELSTLNDVGRIIAASLERDLLIKNLATVTVQLVGRTSRFMIGLVKEGTDQIDCEFFDESGSQFLELQYPVGAGLPGYVMTNRKPLLIDDLQSEYSQYSSDGDYYDSRFSSWLGIPLMVYDEVVGVLSVQTTEQEAYTQDDLEVLTTISDQAAVALENTRLYELATVDGLTGLFVRRYFDQRLVEEWERSSRYDNHMAVALFDLDNFKRLNDTYGHQTGDEVLRYAAAIVRDNMRSFDIAARYGGEEFAFIFPRTDEADAQAVAERIRFDLESKPIQTPGGSIHVTASIGLAVANEADEGNPLHLVARADAALYKAKELGRNQVVLASTL; this is translated from the coding sequence GTGGTCCGATTGCGGCGCCAATATACAGCTTCCCATATCATTTTCCTGGCAGCTTTGGGTTTGTCTGGATGGATTGGTTTGTTGACCACTGAGTATTGGTCCAACGGTAGGCTGGTCGCCCCTGATTTTTCAGTGCAGTGGTGGTCTTGCTTGGGATTGATTGCTTGCGCACGTCTGCTTGCCTTTAAAGTTTTTCGCTCTGTCCAAATCGCTATTGATTCAGCTTTTTACATCGCCGCTGTTTTTGTCTGCGGCACAGTTTCTGGAGCAATCCTTGCGGCCATTGCGCTGACAACCGATGGAGTTGTGCGCGAGCTTTTTGTGATGGGCGGTTCGGGACGCCGCAAAGATGACTCTTGGTGGTACATTGTGGCTTGGCTGGTTTACAAAGGCGGGCTGGCTTCTTTGGTATTGCTACTGGTGGGTACGATTTTTGGCGATGTTTGGATGCTCGGAATCAACGATGCCACTCTGACTTGGGCGCTGCCGATTTTTTATATTACGTTTTTGTTCGTTCATTATTTGTTTGCGGGCAGCGGGCACTGGCTCGAGGGCGAAGCTCAGTCGAGCATGCTTGGCTCGTATATGGTTCGCGTCATTGGTGCAGAGCTGGTCCTTCTACCAATGTCACTTGCTATGGTGATGGCTTTTCGCCACCAAGGCTTGGGCCTGTTTTGGCTTTTGGGTGCAACGGGTCTCATGACCAATGCCATTTTTCGGCGCGTCGTAACCGTAACGGAAAAGAGTCAGCGACGAGCTGAGGAGTTGTCCACTCTCAACGACGTAGGTCGCATTATTGCTGCGAGTTTAGAGCGCGACCTCTTGATCAAAAACCTAGCAACGGTGACCGTCCAACTCGTTGGTCGAACCTCTCGCTTTATGATTGGCTTGGTCAAGGAAGGCACTGACCAAATCGACTGTGAGTTTTTCGATGAGTCTGGCAGCCAGTTTCTAGAGTTGCAGTATCCAGTGGGAGCCGGGTTGCCTGGTTACGTGATGACCAACCGCAAGCCACTGCTCATTGACGATCTCCAATCAGAGTATAGCCAGTACTCCTCAGATGGGGATTACTATGACTCCCGGTTTAGCTCGTGGCTGGGCATTCCTCTGATGGTTTATGATGAAGTGGTTGGGGTGCTTTCGGTACAAACCACGGAGCAAGAAGCCTACACACAAGACGACCTCGAAGTGTTAACAACCATTTCCGATCAGGCGGCGGTGGCCCTTGAGAATACGCGGCTTTATGAGCTGGCCACTGTAGATGGCTTAACGGGCCTTTTTGTGCGGCGCTATTTTGACCAGCGCCTGGTTGAAGAGTGGGAACGCTCATCTCGATACGACAATCACATGGCGGTTGCGCTATTTGATTTGGATAATTTCAAGAGGCTTAACGACACCTATGGCCACCAGACGGGCGACGAGGTCCTCCGCTACGCTGCCGCGATTGTTCGAGACAATATGCGCAGTTTTGATATTGCCGCGAGGTATGGCGGCGAAGAATTCGCATTTATTTTTCCAAGAACGGATGAAGCTGACGCCCAAGCAGTTGCTGAGCGGATCCGTTTTGACTTGGAATCCAAACCCATTCAAACGCCTGGAGGCTCCATCCACGTAACCGCATCTATTGGTTTAGCGGTTGCGAATGAAGCCGATGAAGGTAACCCCCTACACCTTGTGGCGCGAGCAGATGCTGCACTCTACAAGGCTAAAGAACTGGGTCGAAATCAGGTGGTTTTAGCGAGCACGCTTTAA
- the lon gene encoding endopeptidase La: MTDVETTIIDSESPLESKALVPILDQPPTVLPAIVQDELVPFPGPMVPLLLDTKSRQEAVLHAKSNAGFFLLLNRVAPVDDPENGSTGMPIVDEFGAATAMPGFDLGQSGSGFGQFEETLEYGSVVSDEELAGRDGVADEAELEEDVDDLADLSRVGILTRVMKVFRLPDGRMSALVHLLRRTQPVELVRRKPFPVVRVAYPTEIVSDQESFEATYRQVRLTLQQFFERHPGVPEELKITALAIEAPGILADFVAQHLSRDFQERLAFLTELDLAKRARLALEVAIRELDMLTVGNRISQEIREKVERHQRDYLLREQLRAIRVELGEERDPTALAIEELQKKLEAAGLPEEAQLRADDEMKRLQLLPAESPEHNVVRSYLEWIASLPWSHVQEDIADIKHAREVLDEDHYGLDEVKDRIIEYLAVRQLNPDNRGTLLCFAGPPGVGKTSLGQSVARALGREFYRFSVGGMRDEAEIKGHRRTYIGAMPGRILQALRQVKTANPVLMLDELDKMGSDWRGDPSSAMLEVLDPAQNHAFQDHYLDLPFDLSRVMFIATANVKSQIPGPLLDRLEVIDLPGYIPEEKLEIAQRYLLKRQREDHGLTTRQVSVSRTIMRSMITDYTREAGVRELHRVIGKVCRKRATEVVAGQKVKAAVSKELLVDYLGPPKLRDDRLKQAGKSGVATGLAWTPVGGVVLFIEAAMMRGKGMMRITGQLGEVMTESTTIALSFVKRRSQDLGIPFEVFQKRDLHLHFPAGAVPKDGPSAGVTITTALLSLLTNTPVRARLAMTGEITLGGEVLPVGGIREKVVAARAAGVNTVILPEANRADVEEIPDVVREKMNFVFAAHYDDVFAVAFPKGLKKVRWTKSGDKEPVAHVKPLRKPDTVDTKKTGTKSSPAKNRRAAKSRKPKRKS, translated from the coding sequence ATGACTGACGTAGAAACAACAATCATCGATAGTGAGAGCCCTTTGGAGAGCAAGGCGCTTGTACCCATTTTGGACCAGCCTCCAACTGTATTACCGGCGATTGTTCAAGATGAGTTGGTGCCTTTCCCGGGGCCCATGGTTCCATTGCTGCTCGACACCAAAAGTCGTCAAGAAGCAGTTTTGCATGCCAAGAGCAATGCGGGATTTTTCTTACTCCTGAACCGAGTTGCACCCGTTGATGATCCCGAAAATGGGTCGACGGGTATGCCAATTGTGGATGAGTTCGGTGCAGCCACTGCGATGCCGGGTTTTGACCTTGGCCAGAGTGGCTCCGGGTTCGGTCAGTTTGAGGAAACACTCGAGTATGGTTCCGTAGTCTCCGATGAAGAATTAGCGGGTCGAGATGGCGTGGCCGACGAGGCTGAACTCGAGGAGGATGTTGACGATTTAGCGGATCTAAGCCGCGTGGGAATCCTGACCCGTGTGATGAAAGTCTTTCGGCTACCCGATGGCCGGATGAGTGCTTTGGTCCATCTTTTGCGTAGAACCCAGCCGGTTGAGCTGGTGCGCCGTAAGCCATTTCCCGTGGTTCGCGTAGCTTATCCAACTGAGATTGTAAGTGATCAAGAGAGTTTTGAGGCCACTTATCGGCAAGTTCGCTTAACACTCCAGCAATTTTTCGAACGCCATCCCGGTGTACCGGAAGAGCTTAAGATTACAGCTTTGGCCATCGAGGCTCCTGGTATTTTAGCAGACTTTGTTGCTCAGCATTTATCGCGAGATTTTCAAGAACGCCTTGCCTTCTTAACTGAACTCGATCTTGCTAAACGGGCCCGCTTGGCCTTGGAAGTTGCGATTCGCGAATTGGATATGCTGACTGTGGGCAATCGCATCAGCCAGGAAATTCGTGAGAAGGTCGAACGGCACCAGCGCGATTATCTGCTTCGTGAACAACTTCGAGCTATCCGAGTAGAGCTTGGAGAAGAGCGCGACCCAACGGCTTTGGCCATTGAAGAGTTGCAGAAGAAGCTTGAGGCCGCAGGGCTTCCAGAAGAAGCTCAGCTTAGAGCCGATGATGAGATGAAACGTTTACAGCTCTTGCCGGCTGAGAGTCCCGAACACAATGTTGTTCGTTCGTACCTAGAATGGATTGCCAGCTTGCCCTGGTCTCATGTGCAGGAGGACATTGCTGATATTAAGCATGCCCGCGAAGTACTTGATGAGGATCATTATGGGCTTGATGAAGTCAAAGACCGCATCATTGAATACTTGGCAGTCCGTCAACTCAATCCGGATAACCGCGGTACGCTTCTTTGTTTTGCAGGGCCTCCGGGTGTTGGGAAGACTTCACTCGGTCAATCGGTGGCACGGGCTTTGGGGCGCGAGTTCTATCGGTTTTCAGTAGGTGGCATGCGTGACGAGGCCGAAATCAAAGGGCACCGGAGAACCTATATAGGTGCCATGCCGGGCCGTATTCTCCAGGCATTACGACAGGTAAAAACCGCCAATCCGGTTTTGATGCTCGACGAACTCGATAAAATGGGTTCCGATTGGCGTGGGGATCCATCAAGCGCGATGCTTGAAGTTTTGGACCCTGCTCAAAATCATGCGTTCCAAGACCACTATCTCGATTTACCTTTTGATTTGTCACGGGTGATGTTTATCGCCACGGCGAACGTTAAAAGCCAAATTCCTGGGCCGCTTCTAGACCGCCTCGAGGTCATCGACTTGCCAGGTTATATCCCTGAAGAAAAGCTTGAGATTGCACAGCGCTACCTGCTCAAGCGCCAGCGTGAAGATCATGGGCTCACCACACGTCAAGTAAGTGTGAGCCGAACCATCATGCGAAGTATGATTACCGATTACACCCGGGAAGCCGGGGTACGAGAACTTCACCGGGTAATTGGTAAGGTTTGCCGAAAGCGGGCCACTGAAGTGGTAGCCGGTCAGAAGGTGAAAGCAGCCGTGTCCAAGGAACTCTTGGTCGATTATCTTGGGCCGCCGAAACTTCGGGATGACCGTTTGAAGCAGGCAGGTAAATCGGGTGTTGCAACGGGTCTTGCCTGGACACCGGTGGGCGGCGTGGTGTTGTTTATTGAAGCAGCAATGATGCGCGGCAAAGGCATGATGCGTATCACGGGTCAGCTCGGTGAGGTTATGACGGAGTCGACGACGATTGCACTTTCGTTCGTGAAGCGCCGCTCCCAAGATCTGGGCATACCATTTGAAGTATTCCAAAAGAGAGACTTACACCTGCACTTTCCTGCAGGGGCAGTTCCGAAAGATGGTCCTTCTGCTGGTGTTACGATTACCACGGCTCTCTTATCACTGCTTACGAATACACCGGTGCGGGCACGGCTTGCGATGACTGGAGAAATCACGTTGGGCGGCGAAGTATTGCCGGTGGGTGGTATTCGGGAAAAAGTCGTTGCGGCAAGAGCAGCCGGCGTCAATACGGTCATTTTACCAGAAGCGAACCGCGCGGATGTTGAAGAGATCCCAGATGTTGTTCGTGAGAAGATGAATTTTGTCTTCGCAGCTCATTATGATGACGTTTTCGCTGTAGCTTTTCCAAAAGGCTTGAAAAAGGTTCGCTGGACCAAGAGCGGTGACAAGGAACCGGTTGCTCATGTGAAACCACTGCGTAAACCAGATACTGTCGATACTAAAAAAACAGGTACTAAAAGCAGCCCGGCGAAGAATCGCAGAGCAGCCAAAAGCCGAAAGCCAAAGAGGAAGTCGTGA
- a CDS encoding TlpA family protein disulfide reductase, with protein MIKRWGKQFVYGLCLGCLFLAAPSHGGQLGIGDSAPLFTLKTVNEGVSDKRYVNLSDYTKALDAGGKKATFLSFFATTCEPCKRELPYLVELHKSYVDQGFQVIVVTIDKDPAEVAVVKKMVTDFGAAFPLLNDRFGIVARRYGVEALPMSFLIDQAGTVKMTNEGYGEDGPLKLLAQTRMALGLPLGSTAPERLWPFVGVPEDVQSARDAKAKKQKAAEKKARKKRKKRRKNVAGTKR; from the coding sequence GTGATTAAACGTTGGGGGAAACAGTTTGTATATGGACTATGTTTGGGGTGTCTCTTTCTTGCGGCTCCCAGCCACGGTGGGCAATTAGGCATCGGTGATTCTGCGCCGTTATTTACTTTAAAAACCGTCAACGAGGGCGTGAGTGACAAGCGTTATGTAAATCTTTCTGATTACACCAAGGCGCTGGATGCGGGTGGTAAGAAAGCAACATTCCTTTCCTTTTTTGCAACAACGTGTGAGCCCTGTAAGCGTGAACTCCCCTATCTGGTTGAGCTCCACAAGTCCTACGTGGATCAAGGTTTTCAAGTCATCGTTGTTACCATTGATAAAGATCCTGCGGAGGTTGCAGTCGTCAAAAAGATGGTCACCGACTTTGGGGCAGCCTTTCCGCTTCTGAACGACAGGTTTGGAATTGTGGCGCGTCGCTACGGAGTAGAAGCACTGCCTATGAGCTTTCTGATCGATCAGGCTGGAACCGTGAAAATGACCAACGAAGGTTATGGCGAGGATGGACCTCTAAAGCTTTTGGCGCAGACACGGATGGCGCTTGGGTTGCCTCTTGGGAGTACAGCTCCTGAAAGACTTTGGCCATTTGTGGGTGTACCAGAGGATGTTCAATCGGCCCGTGATGCGAAGGCTAAAAAGCAAAAAGCGGCGGAAAAGAAGGCTCGTAAAAAGCGCAAGAAGCGCCGAAAGAATGTGGCGGGTACGAAGCGTTGA
- a CDS encoding DUF255 domain-containing protein, with protein MFVFLFGFATACFKTDPATSQGVWQTSLKGALQLAEDKSKPVLIDFGADWCKPCKRMHQEVFVDPRIQEHLRESFVPVLIDATEITPEVSRLLQSYQVVTLPSLVFLSPAGDFLEGQTLVGFSDVDRLEERIKRVLKELRDR; from the coding sequence TTGTTTGTTTTTCTGTTCGGTTTCGCAACTGCTTGTTTCAAGACTGATCCCGCCACTTCTCAAGGAGTTTGGCAAACGAGTCTTAAGGGAGCGTTACAGCTCGCTGAGGATAAGTCCAAACCCGTCCTCATCGATTTTGGAGCAGATTGGTGCAAGCCTTGTAAGCGGATGCATCAAGAAGTTTTTGTTGATCCCAGAATTCAAGAGCATTTACGGGAGAGCTTTGTCCCTGTCTTAATTGATGCAACTGAGATCACACCAGAGGTTTCACGGCTCTTGCAGAGCTATCAGGTTGTCACACTGCCTTCGTTGGTTTTCTTAAGTCCGGCTGGTGATTTTTTAGAGGGGCAAACCTTGGTGGGCTTCAGTGATGTGGACCGCCTTGAGGAGCGTATCAAGCGCGTACTCAAAGAGCTGCGAGATCGGTGA